CGACAAGGAGTTCACCGCAATAACGAGCCAAGGTACGATCACTGACGAATCGAAATCACTCCACGCTCGTGTTTCGCCGGACAACATCTGGATATTCGACGACACTGGTCAACGGCTCGTCTAACTACTCGTATCGTGGCAGGTTTCCGCTTCGTTCGGACATGCTAACGTTCATCTCGATCACGGTTGCCGTATTCATGACTTTCTCGGGTAACACCTCCCTGAACTGTTCGTTCTTCATTCTACTAATCGGACCGGAGACACTCACCGCACCGAGGACAGTTCCGTCCTTATCACAGATCGGGGCACCGACCGCACGCATTCGTTCGACCTCCTCCTCGTCGTTGAGCGCATAGCCCCGATCACGAATGGTCTCGATCGTCTCGAACAGTTCTCCACGATCAGTGATCGTGTGCTTCGTTCGCTCTGGAAGGCCATAGTGGTCGATGATCGTTTCGACGCGCTTTCTGGGCAACGATCCGAGGATAGCCTTCCCAGTCGCGGTATAATGGAGACAATCCGGATTCTGGAGCTTTGCTCGCTGGTACTCTTTTCCAATGGCGTTCTCACCCTGCACTTTGTGCAGTTTCTGGCTGAGTCCATTCTGTTCGGTCGAGAGGTGTGCATACTCTCCCGTTTCCTTGGCCAGCTGCTCAACCTCCGCTTTTGCATTCGTATAGAGAACACTGTTATTTCGAAGATATTCGCCGATAACGAGGAATTTGAGACTCAATGTATACGTGCCGTCTTGATTGACGACGTACTGATGCTCTCTGAGAGTTGCGAGGTGGTTGTGAACCGTTCCCTTTGTAACCCCAAGGTGCTCTGAGAGTTCGGTTACGGTCGCTCCGTCGAGATGTTCGAGCGCCTCGATGAGCTGAATGGTTGTTTCGACCGCCCCGATCGGGTTCTTTGCTTGCTTCATTGAATACCAGTGTACACTAAGAGGTAAAATAACTTGTTCATCATCGTTAAACAGATTCCTTGAGAGCGGTCGATCTCGGTTAGCGAGCACTACTGCGGGATCGTGACGAACGCGATCCCAAATATGGCGACGAGTGCAGCAAACAGCCGAATCGTAAAATGATCTTCACCGAGGAGGAGTCCACCCAAAATGACTGCGATGATAGCCTGTAAGCTAATGAGTGGTGCCGCAACACTCGCTGGAATCGTTGCGTATGCGAGTGCGACGAGATGCTCCCCCGTCGCGATGAATAATCCGGCAATCAGGAATGTACCGAGATTCCCACGGACATCGACCGACCACTTGGAAGCGGCGATTGGCACAAACAGTAACGCGACCCCGCCGTTCTTGATGAGAACCCACACTTGTGGTGTCAGCGCGATATCGTGCAACAGCACCCGCTGTGAGACGTTCACGAGCGCCATGAGGACGGCGCTCAACAAGCCAAACTGTGCTGGTCGAAATGTCGCAAGTTTTCGTATCGGGACGAAGAGCCCATCGCCCGAATAGTTCGCGAGATAGACCGCAAATGTGGCCAAAACAATCCCGAACAGCTGGAGCACCGATACGTGTGTTCCCAGAAAGAAGAGTTCAATTGGCACGATGAACACTGGATGAATCTTGCTGATCGGCGATACTACCGACACAGCCCCTGTACTGACAGCGTGGTAGAACGTAAGGAGAGCGAGTGAGAATATCAGAATTGTAATCAGTGTAAATATGATCTCCGTCAGACTGAATGCCGACGGAAATAATGGAGTCCCTGACCACACTGTATACGCCGTAACAGGAAGATAACACGCGATACCGAACGAGCTCGTGAGCACAAGCGCCACCGTTGATGGATACTCGTTGAAATAACGCTTGAAATAAAAGAGAAATGTGCCCCAGACGAGGGCCGATCCGAGCGCGTAGCTGCTTCCAGTGCTCAGTAGATCGAGACCCACCATCAGGAGTGCACAGACTGGATCAAGGAACTGTGATGGATGTCGTATAGTGGGGCGTGCATCGGTTCGTGATTATTCCTGCTCCGGGGCGAGTTCTGCTGCTTGTTCGTTGACAGCGTCTATGAGCTCAGTCGGTGTCGACACGATGTCATCAAGGACCCCGAATACCATGGCATTGTACGGTTCATCCATTGCGAACACACGACGGTCGGTTTTCAGACCGATAACGGGAATGTTGTGTTCGTAGGCGATTGCTGCTTCGATGACTGTCCCCTCGGAAGGCACACGCCCATCGAGTGTCGCGGTCACGATATCGGCATCGAGAACACCTTGACGATCGACTTCGAAGATCTCTTGGAGTACGTCTTCGGTCGAGACGTTTTCTTGTTCCATTACCTCCAGTTCACCGATATCGCCGACGTCCCGTTGTGGGAGAAACACCTCGTAGCCCTCTGCTTCCAGTGCCTTACAAACACGCTCGTTGAACGCTCGCTCTGCCTGGTTGAACAGTGGTCCTGCAAAGTAGACTTGCATCGCTCTCGACAATGAATATCATACATATAAATGTTCGTGTCTGATAACCACTCTGTGGTTCGTCTCCAGTAATCACTCCGTGTTCGTTGGACAAGTCCCGTCGAAACGCTGTCCCAGCTTACTCGTCGTACTGTTGGACTGCGGTGACGAGTTCTTCGGGGGAATCTACTTTCTCCTCGAATAGACCATACAACATCGCATTGTACTCCTCACGGAATCCGAACGTTCGACGGTCGGTTTTGAGAGCAATAACAGGGATATCGTGGTCATACGCGAATGCCATTTCGACACAAACGCCCTCCGAAGGGACCCGTCCATCGAGTGTTGCCGTTACCAAATCGGCGTCAAGGACGTTCTTGCGATCGAGCTCGAAGATTTCTTGCATTGCGTCCTCTGCACCTTTCTCTTCAGAGAGGGTATCGCTCTCAAGACCGTCGCGTTGGGGCAAAAAGACATCGTGTCCTTCCTCTTCCAACAGTCCACAGACGCGTTCGTTGAAATCTAACTCTGCCTGCGTGAACAGGGGTGCCGCGAAGTAGATGCTCAAAGACATCAACTGATAGATTTGAGAGAATCATAATAAGTATTCGGAAAACCAGAACTACACTGTGATAGTGTCTGTTAGGGTATTCAATCGACAGTACATCAGCTATCGGCCGATTGTACCGTCGGGATATCGTTATTCGTCTGCCTGTTCATTGATGCTTTTGAGCAGTCCCTTCAGATACCCCACGGTGAATGTTCGTCCACTTACGCTACCGAACTCCCAGTCGGTATCACCTTCCAACGTTGGCACGTGATCTGGCGTCATCACCCCCGAAAAGCCAATCTCACTGAGCGTCTGCATTACTTCGTGTTCATTAAAATTGCTCTCTTCATCGTCGATAAACGTCTCGTGGAACGACGGGACTGTTCCAATCACATCTCGGAAATGGACGTAAATAATATTCTTGCCGCCAAAATAGCGAAGCACCTCAACGAGATCTTCACCCATCTCTGACCAACATCCCAAACAGAACTTGAGACCGTGGTTGTCACTCGGAACGAGATCAAGCGCACGCTTGAAATTCTCGAAGTTTCGGAACAAGAGAGGAACGCCACCGAGACGCTCGATCGGTGGATCACTCGGGTGAACGCCAAGCGTGACACCAGCCTCTTCGGCAACCGGAACGACCGCTTGGAGATACGATTCATAAGCGGCCCAGATCTCTTTTTCCTCGTACTCACGGTCATAGAGGAGTGTCTCAGTATCGATATCATCCATTGCGAACGCAGACACTTCGGCACCACCGCGTACTTGCACTGTTCTTGATGTTCGCACAGCCCCGTCCGGTGGATGGCCGCTGTATCCAAGTACTGGCACACCAACTTCACCTAGGTTCCGGATGGTTGTCTTGATTGCCTCAGTCTTCGCTTCTTTGTCACCGTCGCCAAGTAGAATCTCGTATAGTGGAATCGGCATCTTTTCGAACGCAAAGAGGCGAAGTCCGTGCGATTCAATTTTCGATTTGATCTCCTGAATTTCATCAATCGTCCACGCCCGTCCCATTGGCATCGCAGATTCGAACCCCGG
The nucleotide sequence above comes from Halocatena marina. Encoded proteins:
- a CDS encoding mannonate dehydratase yields the protein MSNQTAGSVAESMERFDQLPMRVAMGSYQPLTDETLRLMKQLGVDDVLLTPHRHPGFESAMPMGRAWTIDEIQEIKSKIESHGLRLFAFEKMPIPLYEILLGDGDKEAKTEAIKTTIRNLGEVGVPVLGYSGHPPDGAVRTSRTVQVRGGAEVSAFAMDDIDTETLLYDREYEEKEIWAAYESYLQAVVPVAEEAGVTLGVHPSDPPIERLGGVPLLFRNFENFKRALDLVPSDNHGLKFCLGCWSEMGEDLVEVLRYFGGKNIIYVHFRDVIGTVPSFHETFIDDEESNFNEHEVMQTLSEIGFSGVMTPDHVPTLEGDTDWEFGSVSGRTFTVGYLKGLLKSINEQADE
- a CDS encoding nucleoside 2-deoxyribosyltransferase, producing the protein MSLSIYFAAPLFTQAELDFNERVCGLLEEEGHDVFLPQRDGLESDTLSEEKGAEDAMQEIFELDRKNVLDADLVTATLDGRVPSEGVCVEMAFAYDHDIPVIALKTDRRTFGFREEYNAMLYGLFEEKVDSPEELVTAVQQYDE
- a CDS encoding nucleoside 2-deoxyribosyltransferase, which produces MQVYFAGPLFNQAERAFNERVCKALEAEGYEVFLPQRDVGDIGELEVMEQENVSTEDVLQEIFEVDRQGVLDADIVTATLDGRVPSEGTVIEAAIAYEHNIPVIGLKTDRRVFAMDEPYNAMVFGVLDDIVSTPTELIDAVNEQAAELAPEQE
- a CDS encoding DMT family transporter, whose translation is MVGLDLLSTGSSYALGSALVWGTFLFYFKRYFNEYPSTVALVLTSSFGIACYLPVTAYTVWSGTPLFPSAFSLTEIIFTLITILIFSLALLTFYHAVSTGAVSVVSPISKIHPVFIVPIELFFLGTHVSVLQLFGIVLATFAVYLANYSGDGLFVPIRKLATFRPAQFGLLSAVLMALVNVSQRVLLHDIALTPQVWVLIKNGGVALLFVPIAASKWSVDVRGNLGTFLIAGLFIATGEHLVALAYATIPASVAAPLISLQAIIAVILGGLLLGEDHFTIRLFAALVAIFGIAFVTIPQ
- a CDS encoding IclR family transcriptional regulator, giving the protein MKQAKNPIGAVETTIQLIEALEHLDGATVTELSEHLGVTKGTVHNHLATLREHQYVVNQDGTYTLSLKFLVIGEYLRNNSVLYTNAKAEVEQLAKETGEYAHLSTEQNGLSQKLHKVQGENAIGKEYQRAKLQNPDCLHYTATGKAILGSLPRKRVETIIDHYGLPERTKHTITDRGELFETIETIRDRGYALNDEEEVERMRAVGAPICDKDGTVLGAVSVSGPISRMKNEQFREVLPEKVMNTATVIEMNVSMSERSGNLPRYE